In one Halosolutus amylolyticus genomic region, the following are encoded:
- a CDS encoding ABC transporter permease, whose protein sequence is MSERTESLGALNDGDAFETVADNTLSRRERYRRLVDRWVLAPGRIVWSDVRARIGALILLLYVLVGLLGPRLYPEPAVNQGPRSVTPLAEGLTYPLGTDNLGRDILGQIIWATPSMLQMIMAGGLFVTVMGVAVGTTAGYAGGRTDRVISLITDIVMTIPGLPLIVILAAILEPQNPIVMGLILTINVWAGLAREIRSQVLSISRHSYVEASKAMGLSTPSIMVKDVLPNIMPYVLITFVNAARQVIFASVGLYFLGVLPYDSVVNWGVMIDQAVSGGAMHVTSMAHWLIAPLATITLLSFGLILFSQGTDRMFNPRVRARHSSTTSSDGEPTDDGATPTTGGGVR, encoded by the coding sequence ATGAGCGAACGAACGGAGTCGCTTGGCGCGCTCAACGACGGCGATGCGTTCGAGACCGTCGCCGACAATACGCTGAGCCGGAGAGAACGGTACCGGCGGCTGGTCGATCGCTGGGTCCTCGCCCCGGGGAGGATCGTCTGGAGCGACGTCCGCGCTCGCATCGGCGCGCTCATCCTTCTGCTGTACGTGCTCGTGGGTCTGCTCGGCCCGAGACTCTACCCGGAACCGGCGGTCAACCAGGGGCCGAGATCGGTCACGCCGCTCGCTGAGGGGCTGACCTACCCCCTGGGGACCGACAACCTCGGCCGCGACATCCTCGGCCAGATCATCTGGGCGACGCCGTCGATGCTGCAGATGATCATGGCTGGAGGGTTGTTCGTAACGGTCATGGGAGTGGCCGTTGGCACGACCGCGGGGTACGCTGGCGGGCGGACCGACCGGGTGATCTCGCTGATTACGGATATCGTGATGACGATCCCGGGGCTCCCGCTCATCGTCATCCTGGCTGCGATACTCGAACCGCAGAATCCGATCGTTATGGGACTCATCCTGACGATCAACGTCTGGGCGGGCCTCGCCCGAGAGATCCGGTCGCAGGTCCTCTCTATCAGCCGACACTCGTACGTCGAGGCGTCGAAAGCGATGGGGCTGTCGACGCCGTCGATCATGGTCAAAGACGTCCTTCCCAACATCATGCCATACGTACTGATTACGTTCGTCAACGCAGCGAGACAGGTCATCTTCGCATCGGTCGGACTGTACTTCCTCGGCGTGTTGCCTTACGACAGCGTCGTCAACTGGGGCGTCATGATCGACCAGGCGGTCAGCGGCGGTGCGATGCACGTCACGTCGATGGCCCACTGGCTGATCGCGCCGCTGGCGACGATCACGCTCCTGTCGTTCGGGCTGATCCTGTTCTCCCAGGGTACCGATCGGATGTTCAACCCGCGCGTTCGCGCCCGTCACTCCTCGACGACTAGCTCGGACGGCGAGCCGACCGACGACGGAGCGACGCCGACGACCGGAGGTGGTGTCCGATGA
- a CDS encoding ABC transporter substrate-binding protein: MSQESVPHSTAETSRRRLLQSTGAAGAAALAGCFGGGDSDGPTGGEITGDEPMTERTFTAPTSVIPGDMQWNDSNDSNYPDRPGFVVFDRLLYFRATTGEFVEGALSDWEVGEDTATLTLQEGVTWHNGEDATAADLERKLHISLYDNHPMGNYTSVENVEAVDDRSVEIGLEADVSEPVFLNSIRALQLDRPAEQYEDIRQELADDPDSTALTEFAPEEPIGTGPFAYENAGEQELVTTKFEDSHWADDVNFREYRFQFIDGNEQAWQAIRGGTVDALHNIFTSPDIKASFPDTVVEIQQPTNWGKSIAFDHEHEHLGQREVRQAIAHAIDREVVAENSAGGGDAKAPVEIPTGIAGNFDGSAQDWLDDPDDFEDYSGQNTERAAELLEEAGFSRENGTWVDEDGETLEFEYKVPAAWNDWVDAAITMNQHLQDFGIETNLVTRDDGVYFGEDLYGDTGFDAAGFWFSDGWTYPYHSLNWSLNSWDARNVYNYPESVDVPPIGEPDGESETIEFGPEFEALVGMDPDSDGTRQKINELAWAFNYDLPLLPLMEKVDQCFVSTENFKVVDESDADASGIQYPTTFLPRVGKLVARAEE, encoded by the coding sequence ATGAGCCAAGAGAGTGTGCCACATAGCACCGCAGAGACATCACGGCGGCGACTCCTGCAGTCCACCGGCGCGGCCGGTGCGGCGGCGCTCGCCGGCTGTTTCGGCGGCGGCGACAGCGACGGGCCGACCGGCGGGGAGATTACAGGCGACGAGCCGATGACCGAACGGACGTTCACCGCGCCGACGTCGGTTATCCCGGGCGACATGCAGTGGAACGACTCGAACGACAGCAATTACCCGGACCGTCCCGGATTCGTGGTCTTCGACCGGTTGCTGTACTTCCGTGCGACGACGGGCGAATTCGTCGAGGGGGCACTCTCCGACTGGGAGGTCGGCGAGGACACGGCGACGCTGACGCTCCAGGAGGGGGTGACCTGGCACAACGGTGAGGACGCCACGGCGGCGGACCTCGAGCGAAAGCTGCACATCTCTCTGTACGACAATCACCCGATGGGGAACTACACCTCGGTCGAGAACGTCGAGGCTGTCGACGACAGGTCCGTCGAGATCGGGCTCGAAGCCGACGTCTCCGAGCCCGTTTTTCTCAACTCGATTCGGGCTCTGCAACTGGACAGGCCGGCCGAGCAGTACGAGGATATCCGCCAGGAGTTGGCGGACGATCCCGACTCGACGGCACTGACGGAGTTCGCGCCCGAAGAGCCGATCGGGACCGGCCCGTTCGCGTACGAAAACGCGGGTGAACAGGAACTCGTTACCACGAAGTTCGAGGACTCCCACTGGGCCGACGACGTCAACTTCAGGGAGTACCGGTTCCAGTTCATCGACGGGAACGAGCAGGCCTGGCAGGCGATCCGCGGCGGCACGGTCGACGCGCTGCACAACATCTTCACCTCGCCGGACATCAAGGCGTCGTTCCCCGACACTGTCGTCGAGATCCAACAGCCAACTAACTGGGGGAAATCGATCGCGTTCGACCACGAACACGAGCACCTCGGGCAGCGCGAGGTCCGGCAGGCGATCGCTCACGCGATCGATCGGGAGGTCGTCGCGGAGAACTCTGCGGGCGGCGGCGACGCGAAGGCACCCGTGGAGATACCGACCGGCATCGCCGGGAACTTCGATGGGTCGGCCCAGGACTGGCTCGACGATCCGGACGACTTCGAGGATTACTCCGGGCAGAACACCGAGCGGGCCGCCGAACTGCTCGAGGAGGCCGGCTTCTCGCGGGAGAACGGCACCTGGGTCGACGAGGACGGCGAGACACTCGAGTTCGAGTACAAGGTGCCTGCCGCCTGGAACGACTGGGTCGACGCGGCGATCACGATGAACCAGCACCTCCAGGACTTCGGCATCGAGACGAATCTCGTCACCCGTGACGACGGCGTCTACTTCGGGGAGGACCTCTACGGCGACACCGGCTTCGACGCGGCCGGGTTCTGGTTCTCGGACGGGTGGACGTATCCGTACCACTCCCTCAACTGGAGTCTCAACAGCTGGGACGCCCGGAACGTCTACAACTATCCCGAGTCGGTCGACGTTCCGCCGATCGGGGAGCCGGACGGCGAGTCCGAGACGATCGAGTTCGGTCCCGAGTTCGAAGCGCTCGTCGGCATGGATCCCGACAGCGACGGAACACGCCAGAAGATCAACGAGCTGGCGTGGGCGTTCAACTACGACCTCCCGCTGCTTCCACTCATGGAGAAGGTCGACCAGTGTTTCGTCTCGACCGAGAATTTCAAAGTCGTCGACGAGTCGGATGCGGACGCGTCCGGGATCCAGTATCCGACGACGTTCCTCCCCCGAGTCGGGAAGCTCGTAGCGAGAGCCGAGGAGTAG
- a CDS encoding ABC transporter permease, translated as MQKYYVERTFQAIVTVVSVMTLAFFLLRLMPGNPADAYRAELIQNNPEMSQAVIDQRVERKLNVLPSDPLHEQYLTYVGGLLRGDLGESINEGVPVSEIIAGALPWTIFTMSIALLLSFTIGISLGAAMAYKEGSRFDYGSSVLSILLNSIPNYIVGILLIWFLGYRLELFPTGGRYSNDMEPAMSPLEPLATAAFLGDAFWHASLLIASFTIVAAGGWALGMRGNSIQVLGEDYLRVARLRGLSERRIATRYVGRNAVLPLYTALLIAIGFALGGSVILEQVFTYPGVGYYMIEALEARDYPLMMGIFLVMTIAVVIGVYIADLTYGIIDPRAQARGGEH; from the coding sequence ATGCAAAAATACTACGTTGAACGCACATTCCAGGCGATCGTCACGGTTGTGTCGGTGATGACCCTCGCGTTCTTCCTGCTTCGGTTGATGCCGGGGAACCCTGCGGACGCCTACCGCGCCGAACTCATCCAGAACAATCCCGAGATGTCACAGGCCGTGATCGACCAGCGCGTCGAGCGCAAGCTCAACGTCCTCCCGTCCGACCCACTCCACGAGCAGTACCTGACCTACGTGGGCGGGCTGCTTCGGGGCGACCTGGGCGAGTCGATCAACGAGGGCGTCCCGGTATCGGAGATCATCGCGGGTGCGCTCCCCTGGACGATCTTCACGATGTCTATCGCGCTGTTGCTCTCGTTCACCATCGGCATCTCGCTCGGCGCCGCAATGGCGTACAAGGAGGGGAGCAGATTCGACTACGGGTCCTCCGTGCTCTCGATCCTGCTCAACTCGATCCCGAACTACATCGTCGGCATCCTGCTCATCTGGTTCCTCGGCTACCGGCTCGAACTGTTCCCTACTGGCGGCCGGTACTCGAACGACATGGAACCGGCGATGTCGCCGCTGGAGCCACTGGCGACGGCCGCGTTCCTCGGCGACGCGTTCTGGCACGCGTCGCTGTTGATCGCGTCGTTCACGATCGTCGCTGCCGGGGGCTGGGCGCTGGGAATGCGAGGGAACAGCATCCAGGTGCTCGGTGAGGACTACCTGCGGGTCGCGCGTCTCCGCGGGCTGTCCGAGCGGCGGATCGCGACGCGGTACGTCGGGCGGAACGCGGTACTCCCGCTGTACACGGCGCTCCTGATCGCGATCGGGTTCGCGCTCGGCGGCAGCGTCATCCTCGAACAGGTGTTTACCTACCCCGGCGTGGGGTACTACATGATCGAGGCGCTCGAGGCCCGCGACTATCCGCTCATGATGGGCATCTTCCTGGTGATGACGATCGCGGTGGTGATCGGCGTCTACATCGCCGACCTCACCTACGGGATCATCGACCCCCGCGCCCAGGCTCGAGGAGGTGAGCACTGA